The following proteins are encoded in a genomic region of Leptolyngbya boryana PCC 6306:
- a CDS encoding ABC transporter ATP-binding protein yields MMRSSSDSHDSLAIDMIGITKRFGGVIANDAIDFRVRTGEIHALLGENGAGKTTLMNILCGLFEPDQGEIRVQGKPVKFHSARDAIACGIGMVHQHFKLVESFTVAENIVLGQSSSVLQASAKQLYPRLQRLADDYGLKVNPPAQIWQLSVGEQQRVEILKALYREANILIFDEPTAVLTPQEAQDLMVILRNLAAQGTSIVFISHKLNEVMAVCERVTVLRDGQAVATIATQDCTEHQLAQLMVGRDINSTQKLPRSTSSTPGLALKNLWVMSDRGFPALKGIDLAIEQGEIVGIVGVDGNGQRELEEAIIGLRLLKQGEIWMSGNLAHIPSDRYSMGLLTDFSIAENLVLKDVQSPSFQQKGLLHWRLIFNYATDLVQRFLIRASSVKMQVGKLSGGNAQKVVFARELSRDHQVLLAAQPTRGLDIGATEFVHAQLLARREAGVAVLLISTELDEILKLSDRIAVLYEGEIIAVIDDKNVNLHDLGLLMAGKKGGNFAES; encoded by the coding sequence ATGATGCGTTCTAGCTCGGATTCACACGATAGTCTAGCGATCGACATGATTGGCATCACGAAACGATTTGGGGGCGTGATTGCCAACGATGCGATCGATTTTCGGGTGAGAACGGGAGAGATTCATGCATTGCTGGGTGAAAATGGGGCTGGAAAAACGACTTTAATGAATATTCTCTGTGGACTGTTCGAGCCGGATCAGGGAGAAATTCGAGTGCAGGGAAAGCCTGTAAAATTTCACTCCGCTAGAGATGCGATCGCTTGTGGAATCGGCATGGTTCACCAACATTTTAAGCTGGTTGAATCGTTTACTGTGGCGGAAAACATTGTGCTGGGGCAATCTTCTAGCGTTCTTCAAGCGTCCGCCAAGCAACTCTATCCTCGATTGCAACGACTCGCAGATGACTACGGATTGAAGGTGAATCCCCCTGCTCAGATTTGGCAGCTCTCCGTTGGAGAACAACAACGAGTTGAGATTTTGAAAGCCCTTTACCGGGAGGCGAACATTCTCATTTTCGATGAACCAACAGCGGTTTTAACTCCCCAAGAAGCCCAAGATTTGATGGTGATCCTGCGGAATCTGGCGGCTCAAGGAACTTCTATTGTTTTTATTTCGCATAAGTTGAATGAAGTGATGGCAGTGTGCGAGCGCGTGACTGTTTTGCGAGACGGACAAGCGGTGGCAACGATAGCAACTCAAGACTGTACTGAACATCAACTCGCGCAGCTGATGGTCGGTCGAGACATTAATTCAACGCAAAAACTTCCGAGATCAACCAGTTCTACGCCCGGACTTGCTTTAAAGAACCTTTGGGTGATGAGCGATCGCGGTTTTCCGGCACTGAAGGGAATTGATCTTGCGATTGAGCAAGGTGAAATCGTGGGAATAGTTGGCGTTGATGGGAATGGTCAGCGCGAACTTGAAGAAGCGATCATCGGACTGCGATTGCTCAAACAAGGAGAAATTTGGATGAGCGGCAATCTTGCGCATATTCCTAGCGATCGCTATTCGATGGGATTGTTAACCGATTTCTCGATCGCAGAAAATTTAGTGCTGAAAGATGTTCAATCTCCCTCCTTTCAACAGAAAGGATTGTTGCATTGGAGACTCATTTTCAACTATGCCACTGATCTGGTTCAGCGTTTTTTGATTCGAGCGTCTTCGGTCAAGATGCAGGTTGGAAAGCTCTCAGGGGGCAATGCTCAGAAAGTTGTGTTTGCGCGTGAACTGAGTCGCGATCATCAAGTGCTACTCGCTGCCCAACCGACACGAGGACTGGATATCGGAGCGACTGAGTTTGTTCATGCACAGCTTCTTGCACGACGAGAGGCAGGCGTTGCGGTATTACTGATTTCAACCGAACTCGATGAGATTTTGAAACTCAGCGATCGCATTGCTGTTTTGTACGAAGGAGAAATCATTGCTGTAATCGATGACAAGAATGTTAACTTACACGATTTAGGTTTATTAATGGCAGGAAAGAAAGGAGGGAACTTTGCTGAATCCTAG
- a CDS encoding ABC transporter permease: MPWEQVLTWSFVIALLTAGIRLAIPVLLAVLGEIITERSGVMNLGLEGVMLVGGLAGFAVAASLEQATGNASLAAWSGLAAGLFGGALMGLLMAVLTVSLKTDQVVTGVTLVLFGQGLTAYLFRSRIGLSGTRVQGLETWAIPRLSNFPIIGEILFNQTAIVYLTALLVYVCWFFLFRTNAGLSLRAVGENPAAAETSGLNVDRIRYLAVIAGSALAGLGGAVLTVVQLRLFTEGIMAGRGWIAIALVFFSRWQPVWALFGALLFGVADALQYRIQALGSKDLPYEFLLMLPYVLTLMALLRGTGRSETPASLGIPYVKEDR; the protein is encoded by the coding sequence ATGCCCTGGGAACAAGTTCTAACCTGGAGTTTTGTGATCGCATTGCTAACGGCAGGAATTCGATTAGCCATTCCAGTGCTGCTAGCCGTATTAGGAGAGATCATCACAGAGCGATCGGGCGTGATGAATCTAGGGTTAGAAGGTGTAATGCTGGTCGGTGGACTAGCGGGTTTTGCTGTGGCTGCCAGCCTTGAACAAGCGACAGGAAATGCGAGTCTTGCGGCATGGAGTGGGCTTGCTGCCGGATTGTTCGGTGGGGCGCTGATGGGTTTGCTGATGGCAGTGTTAACCGTAAGCTTAAAGACTGACCAGGTTGTGACAGGAGTGACGCTGGTTTTATTTGGGCAAGGATTGACGGCTTATTTATTTCGATCGCGGATTGGACTCTCTGGAACACGAGTACAAGGACTAGAAACTTGGGCAATTCCAAGACTCTCGAACTTCCCGATCATCGGTGAGATTTTGTTTAATCAAACCGCGATCGTTTACCTCACAGCACTCTTAGTGTATGTTTGCTGGTTCTTCTTGTTTCGCACCAATGCAGGGCTTTCTCTGAGAGCAGTAGGCGAGAATCCAGCGGCAGCCGAAACTTCAGGATTGAATGTCGATCGCATTCGTTACCTTGCCGTGATTGCGGGTTCTGCCTTAGCAGGTTTGGGGGGTGCAGTCTTGACCGTTGTTCAACTCAGACTATTCACTGAGGGAATCATGGCGGGTCGGGGTTGGATTGCGATCGCACTTGTATTTTTCTCGCGTTGGCAACCTGTCTGGGCACTCTTCGGCGCCTTGTTGTTTGGAGTTGCTGATGCGTTGCAATATCGGATTCAAGCCTTGGGATCAAAAGATCTCCCCTATGAATTCCTGCTCATGCTTCCCTATGTGTTGACGCTTATGGCACTATTACGGGGAACAGGTCGGAGTGAAACGCCTGCATCGTTAGGCATTCCTTACGTTAAAGAAGACCGCTGA
- a CDS encoding transposase, producing the protein MMVSFVYQNRAIPLYWTWLDKQGRSSLRDQQKVLRPVFRLLKTRRFVLLGDREFHSIELAAWCVQKNVMFVFRLPKSTIVQPHADEAFSRLNDLPQPPGIREQYLHIQVTQKHGFGRHNLVIYQKRAYAQSTTPEVWYLLTNLTDVNQALFHYDSRFCIEPGFRDFKSGGYHLEDCHTDPHRFTALLVLNLLISLLLYFA; encoded by the coding sequence ATGATGGTCAGTTTCGTGTACCAAAACCGAGCAATTCCGCTGTACTGGACGTGGCTCGATAAACAAGGGCGGAGTTCACTGAGAGATCAACAGAAGGTGTTGCGTCCTGTGTTTCGACTACTAAAAACACGTCGCTTTGTCTTGCTGGGCGACCGTGAGTTTCACAGTATCGAACTCGCTGCTTGGTGCGTTCAGAAAAATGTGATGTTTGTGTTTCGCTTGCCGAAAAGCACAATCGTTCAACCCCATGCAGATGAAGCCTTTTCGCGCCTTAACGACCTGCCGCAACCCCCTGGTATCCGCGAACAATATTTGCACATTCAAGTCACTCAAAAACACGGGTTTGGCAGGCATAATCTCGTGATTTATCAGAAACGCGCTTACGCTCAATCGACGACTCCAGAAGTGTGGTACTTGCTCACCAATCTTACCGATGTCAACCAAGCGCTGTTTCACTACGACTCCAGGTTTTGCATTGAACCGGGATTTAGAGACTTCAAATCCGGCGGTTATCACCTCGAAGATTGCCATACAGACCCT
- the istB gene encoding IS21-like element helper ATPase IstB, whose translation MQEGWSYAQFLLVLCESEVQHRWSNRIQRALREAQLPSGKTVSNFDFSHCPSFNPAPLMQMADDPTWLGRAENLLLFGASGVGKSHLASAVSRRMVEFGKRVRFFSALALVQQLQQAKLQLQLQAMLKKLDRFDLLVLDDLGYVKKTEAETSVLFELIAHRYERKSLLITANQPFSQWDAIFTDSMMTVAAVDRLVHHALIVEIQTESYRKQSAVSRSEASKTAKKETVQPKRS comes from the coding sequence ATGCAGGAAGGCTGGTCTTACGCACAGTTCTTGCTGGTTCTGTGCGAATCGGAAGTCCAACACCGATGGAGCAACCGTATCCAACGCGCTCTGAGAGAAGCCCAACTGCCAAGCGGAAAAACGGTTTCCAACTTTGACTTTTCCCATTGTCCGAGCTTCAACCCTGCTCCCTTGATGCAGATGGCGGATGATCCTACTTGGCTCGGACGCGCCGAAAACCTTTTGTTGTTCGGAGCTTCAGGCGTTGGAAAGTCACATTTAGCAAGCGCTGTCTCGCGCCGCATGGTGGAGTTTGGTAAGCGAGTCAGGTTCTTTTCTGCCTTAGCTCTAGTCCAGCAATTACAGCAAGCAAAGCTGCAACTGCAATTGCAAGCAATGCTGAAGAAGCTAGACCGCTTTGACCTACTCGTGCTTGATGATTTGGGCTATGTCAAAAAGACTGAGGCGGAAACCTCCGTGCTGTTTGAGCTAATTGCTCATCGATATGAGCGCAAAAGCTTACTGATTACTGCCAACCAGCCCTTCAGCCAATGGGATGCTATCTTCACCGATTCGATGATGACAGTCGCAGCCGTTGACCGTTTGGTGCATCATGCTTTGATTGTTGAAATTCAGACCGAGAGCTACCGCAAACAATCGGCAGTGTCTCGTTCTGAAGCATCGAAGACCGCCAAGAAAGAGACCGTTCAACCGAAACGTTCCTAG
- a CDS encoding ABC transporter permease, with product MLNPSSALSQSSIWLRLKFLAPILGAVLALLLGGVLLQLSGANPVQACQVMFMGAFGGTRQWTETLLKATPLLIIGLGMTITFRCRVWNIGAEGQYYIGALCGSLVALTFPNLSTGLLIPLMLIAGVFGGALWSAIAGLLHLLRGMNLIICTLMLNYISILMVQYAARVPLRQPDGFLPESAQFSSNAQIPVLFGTRLHWGMALALLLVVGVYLLLWHTSIGFHLRVVGSRLSVARSVGINTSRSILLALMMSGGLAGLAGIIEVSYTYTRLKGEISDSYGFSGILVALLGQLHPIGVLIAAILFSALMVGAQSLNVMLQIPASAAQVIQALVVLFVLAGSALANRRS from the coding sequence TTGCTGAATCCTAGTTCTGCGCTTTCACAGTCCTCGATTTGGCTACGACTGAAGTTTCTCGCTCCGATCCTGGGTGCAGTGCTGGCTCTGTTGCTGGGTGGAGTTCTGCTGCAATTGAGTGGAGCAAATCCAGTGCAGGCTTGTCAAGTGATGTTCATGGGTGCATTTGGAGGAACGCGGCAGTGGACTGAGACACTTTTGAAAGCTACGCCACTCCTCATCATCGGATTGGGAATGACGATCACATTTCGCTGTCGAGTTTGGAACATTGGAGCCGAAGGACAATACTATATCGGTGCTTTGTGTGGCAGTCTTGTAGCGCTGACTTTTCCCAATCTGTCTACGGGATTGTTGATTCCATTGATGTTAATCGCTGGTGTTTTTGGTGGCGCATTGTGGAGTGCGATCGCTGGATTGCTTCATCTTCTGCGCGGCATGAATTTGATCATTTGCACCTTGATGCTGAACTATATCAGCATTCTCATGGTTCAGTATGCAGCGCGAGTTCCGCTAAGACAGCCCGATGGATTTTTACCGGAATCCGCACAATTTAGCAGTAATGCTCAGATTCCCGTTTTGTTCGGAACTCGATTGCATTGGGGTATGGCGCTCGCACTGTTGCTCGTTGTTGGAGTCTATCTTTTGCTGTGGCATACATCGATCGGCTTTCATCTTCGGGTTGTTGGATCGCGGCTGAGTGTGGCTCGAAGTGTGGGTATCAATACGAGTCGGAGTATTTTGCTGGCATTAATGATGAGCGGTGGATTGGCTGGACTGGCTGGCATCATCGAAGTGAGTTATACCTATACCCGGTTGAAAGGTGAGATCTCAGATAGCTATGGATTTAGTGGCATCTTAGTTGCGCTGCTCGGTCAACTTCATCCGATCGGGGTTTTGATTGCCGCGATTTTATTTTCAGCTTTGATGGTTGGGGCACAGTCGCTAAATGTGATGTTACAGATTCCCGCTTCTGCTGCTCAAGTGATTCAAGCGCTGGTGGTGCTATTTGTACTAGCGGGTTCTGCATTGGCAAATCGTCGATCGTAA
- a CDS encoding aromatic ring-hydroxylating dioxygenase subunit alpha — protein sequence MIDPILWNGWHPIARSSDLKPGTILRSRLLDTDIVLWQGENTNAVAWEDRCPHRSVKLSGGKIFENTLVCPYHGLAYNPEGQCVKVPAHPNYTPPKQACVKSFSVEERYGVVFVSLGSPSQPIAPFPEWDDPSYRTYLSGGHYCRCSGLRAIENFLDVAHLPFVHAGILGEPDKAVIEDYEVTSIDTGIYMKDIKIWQPDPDGTGRGGVAAYDYWTIRPLTVALRKQRANGQTMVLLYCVTPVSEEECIGWMWGTLNYAHDIPEEVMVAFQDEVILQDVDNLESHHPKRLPLDLQAEFHLPSDRASLGYRKWLKQLGVTYGAIP from the coding sequence ATGATTGATCCAATTCTTTGGAACGGCTGGCATCCGATCGCACGATCGAGTGATCTCAAACCTGGAACTATTCTACGATCACGGTTGTTAGACACCGATATAGTACTTTGGCAAGGAGAAAATACTAACGCAGTTGCATGGGAAGATCGCTGTCCTCATCGCAGTGTAAAACTTTCGGGAGGGAAAATTTTTGAAAATACCTTAGTTTGTCCCTACCACGGGTTAGCTTACAATCCAGAGGGGCAATGTGTGAAAGTCCCCGCTCATCCTAATTACACCCCACCAAAGCAAGCCTGTGTAAAATCGTTTTCTGTTGAAGAACGATATGGTGTTGTGTTTGTGTCGCTCGGTAGTCCATCGCAACCGATCGCACCTTTTCCAGAATGGGATGATCCGAGCTATCGAACCTATCTGAGTGGTGGTCATTACTGCCGCTGTAGTGGATTACGAGCGATCGAGAATTTTTTAGATGTCGCACATCTGCCTTTTGTTCATGCTGGAATTTTAGGAGAACCTGACAAAGCGGTGATCGAAGACTATGAAGTGACTTCGATCGACACAGGCATCTACATGAAAGATATCAAGATCTGGCAGCCTGACCCCGATGGAACGGGACGAGGTGGCGTTGCCGCTTATGATTATTGGACAATTCGACCTTTAACGGTGGCACTTCGCAAGCAAAGAGCAAACGGACAAACGATGGTGTTACTTTACTGTGTTACTCCGGTTTCTGAGGAGGAGTGTATCGGCTGGATGTGGGGAACCCTGAACTATGCCCATGACATTCCTGAAGAGGTTATGGTGGCATTTCAGGATGAAGTGATTCTTCAAGATGTGGATAATTTAGAATCTCATCATCCAAAGCGATTGCCGCTCGATCTACAAGCAGAATTTCATCTGCCTAGCGATCGTGCTTCTTTGGGTTATCGCAAGTGGTTGAAGCAATTAGGAGTCACTTACGGAGCCATTCCATAA
- a CDS encoding BMP family protein, whose product MFMTSKQSLQVIQQSLVLLLTVPFLSLSGCNSASTTSQSPSTTVSPASTASNEGKAGRFALIMNGPPTDKSWNQKAYEAAQALKAKGVDTVVSESISPADVERVLRQYAEAGYSPIVAHSFNYGDAVFKVAKEFPNINFAWAGGINKTGVNVADYDQPFYQGAYLVGLIGGKLSKTGKLGALYGFDIPVCHSMGEAMLAGAKTVRPDATLTDAAVGNWDDVAKAKEAALSQAETGVDFWIGCGQGPTLGQIEAAKTKGGFVTGYVGDMSSIDPKVVASNLVWNMEPLFTKMIEDTRSKQFTNQFYKMGVAEGVVGVEIPSAFKDKLTPEQLKSIEDTRTKIASGELKVPFVPK is encoded by the coding sequence ATGTTTATGACTTCAAAGCAATCTCTCCAAGTCATTCAGCAATCCCTTGTGCTGCTGCTGACCGTTCCATTTCTGTCGCTGTCTGGCTGTAATTCTGCGTCCACAACCTCTCAATCGCCCAGTACAACTGTCAGCCCAGCTTCAACTGCTTCTAATGAAGGGAAAGCAGGTCGATTTGCACTGATTATGAATGGTCCGCCTACAGATAAATCTTGGAATCAAAAAGCTTACGAAGCTGCCCAAGCGCTTAAAGCTAAGGGGGTCGATACCGTGGTGTCGGAGTCTATCTCTCCCGCCGATGTTGAACGGGTGCTGCGGCAGTATGCAGAAGCGGGTTATAGTCCGATCGTGGCACATTCGTTTAACTATGGTGATGCTGTCTTTAAAGTGGCAAAAGAATTTCCGAACATTAATTTTGCTTGGGCAGGCGGAATTAACAAGACTGGAGTAAATGTCGCGGACTATGATCAGCCATTCTATCAGGGTGCTTATTTGGTCGGATTAATCGGCGGCAAGCTCTCGAAAACTGGAAAGCTCGGAGCCTTATATGGCTTTGATATTCCCGTCTGTCACTCGATGGGAGAGGCAATGCTGGCAGGTGCAAAGACAGTGCGCCCTGATGCGACCTTGACCGATGCGGCAGTGGGCAATTGGGATGATGTGGCGAAAGCAAAAGAAGCAGCATTGTCTCAAGCAGAAACCGGAGTTGATTTCTGGATTGGCTGTGGACAGGGACCCACTTTAGGTCAAATTGAGGCGGCAAAAACGAAGGGTGGATTTGTCACGGGCTACGTTGGAGATATGTCGTCGATCGATCCTAAAGTCGTCGCCTCAAATCTGGTTTGGAATATGGAACCGTTATTTACCAAGATGATTGAGGATACTAGATCCAAACAGTTCACGAATCAGTTTTACAAAATGGGCGTTGCAGAAGGGGTCGTTGGTGTAGAGATTCCATCGGCATTCAAAGATAAGCTCACACCGGAGCAGCTTAAATCGATCGAAGACACTCGCACCAAAATTGCTTCTGGAGAACTGAAAGTTCCGTTTGTTCCGAAGTAG